A segment of the Salvelinus fontinalis isolate EN_2023a unplaced genomic scaffold, ASM2944872v1 scaffold_0339, whole genome shotgun sequence genome:
CCCTCAGTTCCGAAGCTGCTCTATTCCGTTTGTTTTGTTGCTTTTTAAAAGTGTGCTTTGTAGCCTAATAGCGACTTTACCCAGGCTCGGATCCACTCCTTGCGTCCGTGGACTACCTCTCTCCATTGTTCTTCGTGGCCTTTCTCCGCTGGAGATCTGTTAGCGGATtgtctgactgaccgactgactacaACCTTTTTGTATACGGTATTTAATTTGTTTTGGTGTGATGTATACCGTGATGATTTATGTAGCTAGTAGTAGATGAGGACTTATTAAGATTGGATAAGCTTTATGGTTGTGTGGTAAAATAATTGTTATTTTGATTGTATGATTGATACTGGGTTTACGCTACACTTGTATGAACGGACAAACATTGGGTGACTAAGGTCACTTTAGTTCCCTGAACTCTTTTAGGCCCCAGGACCTTTCTGGAGGAACCAGAACTCATGTGTTTAATTATTGTGTGTGATCATTTGTTGGTAATACAACCCACGCAAAAGAATACCGTCatttccaatgttttaagggtTTATTAAAAGTGTATTTCcagtcctttgtattggtgtagacatgacggaccagatgggactcattccctcccaaaccaaaaggagaaaccaatattttctctggtaggcacaacctacctggcacccctataaataataacctcaagtcaaaaccgttaGTGTGTTGATGAGCGTGGTGTGTGTTGATGATTGATAGTGTAGCCTCAATCATGTATAGTAATGATTAAACGTAGTAGTACATAATTAAACGGCCACCAGAAGTTAAAGCAGACTGacaaatctctctcctctctcatgttTATTTATATAGTATGGGTTTCCTCCTGAACCAGACTGGTAACGGTCACCTCCACTCCCACGGGGGTCATGGTCACTCACACGGTGTTCCCCCTCCACCCTCACATGGCCACAGCCACGGTGGCCCCCCAGCCCAGGGGCCCCAGGGCAGCCTGGCAGTCAGGGCAGCCTTCATCCATGCACTGGGAGACCTGGTCCAGAGTATAGGGGTCCTCATAGCTGCCTACATCGTACGCTTCAAGGTAGGCTGCAACGTCTGACCTGGGAGCAGGAAGAGGGGTTAAAGATCCATTTATTTTGGAACTGTTTAATGTTGAAGGGATGAATGGGATGGTTTAAGGGCTTTCTTGGTCGggccagggttgtgttcattagtccATGCAACAGGAAAAAGTTGTAtaacattttgcaatggaaaaccCAAATTACCGTTTCTTattgcagggtttcccaaactctgttcTGGGGTCCCCCTTGGGAGCATGTTTTGGCTTTGTACCTAtagtcctgccccccccccccctggcagCATGTTTTGGTTtcgccctagcactacacaactgattcaaatcatcaatgCTTGATGAGTCGGTTATTTgattcagctgtgtagtgctacggCTAAATCCAAAACCTGTGTTCAGGGGGAGACCCAGGACAGAGTTCGGGAAACCCTGCCTTATTGGACGAGTCCACATAGAAAGGAACTATTTGTCTGTTTCCTTCAGTTTGTGCCTAACGACCAAGCTGTTAGATTGACCTGACCTTTGCCCCCCCCTAGCCAGAGTACAAGCTGGCGGACCCCATCTGTACCTACATCTTCTCTATCCTGGTGCTGTTCACAACGATACGCATCATACGGGACACGGGAGTCATCGTCCTCGAGGGTGAGACAACGGCTACATGTATTACAGTTCATATATTAGCCCAGTGTTTCCaaactccagtccccccaacagtacacattgttgtagccctggacaaacTCACCTGATTCCACTCAGAGGGgatgatgattagttgaatcaggggtttgtctggggctacaacaaaaCTGTGTTGGGAACCTGTGTACTGTGTGATTTAGatcagtggttctcagtcctggtctTGGGGGCataaaggggtgcacattttagttTAAGCCCTAGCACTCACACTTGATTCAACTCATCAAGCCTTATATTTGCTAGGGCAAAAGCAAAACGTGCTGTcagggggggccccaggaccagtaaTAGGAACCGCTGATCTAGATCATACCATCATGTCCTGGAGGGACGGTGATAAACTACGTCATATTTCTGCTCGTTGTTAACCAGACAGATCTACTGTCATCAGAACAAATGCTTATTCTAGTCACTTCCTGTCTGACACGGCCATGAACTCTAACCATGATTATATAGATCTGCTTTAATATACTTAGTCCTGCACTAAAACACACTTTCAATTGCCTGATCTGGAGCTGTAAAAATGTCCCATAGTGTTTAAATAATAGTAGATTGTTCTCACGCTATGAAAGGGACAAGTCTTTTGCTAGCAACTTACTGTACATGGCAACAAGACTCGCTAGAGAGAAACAATGTTGACGTTCTGAGTGTCATGAAACTGAAAGTGTGTTTTGCTGTTAGGGGCACCCAGGCATGTGGACGTTCAGCGAATCAGAGAAGACCTTCTGAAGTTGGAGGACGTCCAATCAGTTGACGAGCTCAACGTGTGGGCATTAACCGGTGACAAGACCTCCGCCCTCGCACACCTGCTGCTCTGTGAGTGACCTTTGACTTCCTCTCCTTTGTTAGTTGTACACATGGCATGTGGAGTGCATTCTGTTGATGGGTTTAGGAACTCTACACTCTGGTTGTATCTCATAGTCTATCTgtgatttttatttaactaggcaagtcagttaagaataaattcttatttacaatgatgctgtgccaattgtgcgccgccct
Coding sequences within it:
- the LOC129845694 gene encoding probable proton-coupled zinc antiporter SLC30A4 is translated as MTDQMGLIPSQTKRRNQYFLCMGFLLNQTGNGHLHSHGGHGHSHGVPPPPSHGHSHGGPPAQGPQGSLAVRAAFIHALGDLVQSIGVLIAAYIVRFKPEYKLADPICTYIFSILVLFTTIRIIRDTGVIVLEGAPRHVDVQRIREDLLKLEDVQSVDELNVWALTGDKTSALAHLLLSPSSASAWEDVQAKARHLLIHTYGLTKCTVQVQTHRNRATRTCTHCRESTA